In one Bombus fervidus isolate BK054 chromosome 16, iyBomFerv1, whole genome shotgun sequence genomic region, the following are encoded:
- the Gcl gene encoding germ cell-less isoform X1, whose amino-acid sequence MGNYVRKIASMSNNAVHSVYRGRKRKCIEEDDFDSESDYIDRTLQTPKKRKLLTTAQYIYKTLFQEEKGSDITVLMLGKAWRLHKVYISQSPYFASMFSGSWREANETVISVEIADPNITLDSLLTVFGSFYQDEVSLEPKEVIPILATSTLFQLQGLIDQCTDIMVETTNIKTVVPYYNAAVSYGVPVVKTAAKRWLEVNLLGYGWLHPTFLKEITPDLMVELIASPDLIAMQTEFCIYMMLRVWLFVHVHNKEETLQIDEYFRNHKWTKPFLTTEEGKEFAAPFKALRMKYLLLHDQDVKILYSDNLIPHEWLHNAYKEQWLHLLRIDANKDRGFVGRTFTLKNLLPCLFYFRPRQMSEEEFARECFRCGRCIEKAGEHIWRWTAFHFGLDLVVCLDSTTLRIKRNHRLDTDHIKANHSKHRIILKVSLISLDEQRQVKHIQSSDMLRLSLHKNEEKQVMSLDTELTYPLYVSVNMQVVTPFVSTEEEKSADIIIFSDT is encoded by the exons ATGGGAAATTACGTGAGAAAAATTGCATCGATGTCAAATAATGCAGTGCACTCCGTATACCGTGGTCGTAAACGAAAGTGCATCGAGGAAGATGATTTTGATTCTGAATCGGATTACATCGATCGGACTCTTCAAACACCAAAAAA aagGAAATTGCTGACAACAGCACAATACATTTACAAAACCTTGtttcaagaagaaaaaggaagtgATATAACTGTGCTCATGTTGGGCAAAGCATGGAGGTTGCATAAAGTTTATATTAGTCAG AGTCCGTATTTTGCAAGTATGTTTTCAGGATCTTGGAGAGAAGCAAATGAGACAGTTATAAGTGTAGAAATTGCTGATCCTAACATTACATTGgatt ctCTGTTGACAGTCTTTGGTTCCTTTTACCAGGATGAAGTCAGTTTAGAACCGAAAGAAGTCATACCAATTTTGGCTACCTCTAcattatttcaattacaagGATTAATTGACCAATGTACAGATATTATGGTAGAGACAACGAATATAAAAACAGTCGTTCCTTATTATAATGCTGCTGTATCTTATGGTGTGCCAGTAGTAAAAACTGCAGCAAAACGGTGGTTAGAAGTAAATCTTTTAGGATATGGATGGTTACATCCTAcctttttaaaagaaattacacCTGATTTGATGGTTGAATTGATTGCTAGTCCTGATTTAATTGCTATGCAAACAGAATTTTGCATATACATGATGTTACGTGTATG GCTATTTGTTCATGTACATAATAAAGAGGAAACACTTCAAATTgatgaatattttagaaatcatAAATGGACAAAACCATTCCTTACAACAGAAGAAGGCAAAGAATTTGCAGCACCTTTTAAAGCCCTgagaatgaaatatcttttactgCACGATCAAGATGTAAAGATTTTATATAGTGACAATTTAATACCACATGAGTGGTTGCATAATGCATATAAAGAACAATGGTTACATTTACTAAGAATAGATGCGAATAAAGATCGAGG CTTTGTGGGCAGAACTTTCACTCTAAAAAACCTACTCCCATGTTTATTCTACTTTAG ACCAAGACAAATGAGTGAAGAAGAGTTTGCTCGTGAATGTTTCCGTTGCGGAAGGTGCATTGAAAAAGCTGGCGAGCATATTTGGAGATGGACAGCATTTCATTTTGGATTAGATTTGGTGGTGTGCTTGGATAGTACTACTTTGAGGATTAAGAGAAATCATAGATTAGATACAGATCATATAAAAGCTAATCATAGCAAGCacagaataattttaaa AGTAAGTCTAATTTCATTGGACGAACAACGTCAAGTAAAACACATTCAGAGTTCGGATATGCTTAGATTGTCACTCCATAAGAACGAAGAA AAACAAGTGATGTCTCTGGATACAGAACTGACTTATCCTTTATATGTATCAGTCAACATGCAAGTAGTTACTCCATTTGTATCaacggaagaagaaaaatcagCTGATATAATTATCTTCTCGGATACTTAG
- the Gcl gene encoding germ cell-less isoform X3, with protein sequence MENLARKLLTTAQYIYKTLFQEEKGSDITVLMLGKAWRLHKVYISQSPYFASMFSGSWREANETVISVEIADPNITLDSLLTVFGSFYQDEVSLEPKEVIPILATSTLFQLQGLIDQCTDIMVETTNIKTVVPYYNAAVSYGVPVVKTAAKRWLEVNLLGYGWLHPTFLKEITPDLMVELIASPDLIAMQTEFCIYMMLRVWLFVHVHNKEETLQIDEYFRNHKWTKPFLTTEEGKEFAAPFKALRMKYLLLHDQDVKILYSDNLIPHEWLHNAYKEQWLHLLRIDANKDRGFVGRTFTLKNLLPCLFYFRPRQMSEEEFARECFRCGRCIEKAGEHIWRWTAFHFGLDLVVCLDSTTLRIKRNHRLDTDHIKANHSKHRIILKVSLISLDEQRQVKHIQSSDMLRLSLHKNEEKQVMSLDTELTYPLYVSVNMQVVTPFVSTEEEKSADIIIFSDT encoded by the exons ATGGAAAATTTAGC aagGAAATTGCTGACAACAGCACAATACATTTACAAAACCTTGtttcaagaagaaaaaggaagtgATATAACTGTGCTCATGTTGGGCAAAGCATGGAGGTTGCATAAAGTTTATATTAGTCAG AGTCCGTATTTTGCAAGTATGTTTTCAGGATCTTGGAGAGAAGCAAATGAGACAGTTATAAGTGTAGAAATTGCTGATCCTAACATTACATTGgatt ctCTGTTGACAGTCTTTGGTTCCTTTTACCAGGATGAAGTCAGTTTAGAACCGAAAGAAGTCATACCAATTTTGGCTACCTCTAcattatttcaattacaagGATTAATTGACCAATGTACAGATATTATGGTAGAGACAACGAATATAAAAACAGTCGTTCCTTATTATAATGCTGCTGTATCTTATGGTGTGCCAGTAGTAAAAACTGCAGCAAAACGGTGGTTAGAAGTAAATCTTTTAGGATATGGATGGTTACATCCTAcctttttaaaagaaattacacCTGATTTGATGGTTGAATTGATTGCTAGTCCTGATTTAATTGCTATGCAAACAGAATTTTGCATATACATGATGTTACGTGTATG GCTATTTGTTCATGTACATAATAAAGAGGAAACACTTCAAATTgatgaatattttagaaatcatAAATGGACAAAACCATTCCTTACAACAGAAGAAGGCAAAGAATTTGCAGCACCTTTTAAAGCCCTgagaatgaaatatcttttactgCACGATCAAGATGTAAAGATTTTATATAGTGACAATTTAATACCACATGAGTGGTTGCATAATGCATATAAAGAACAATGGTTACATTTACTAAGAATAGATGCGAATAAAGATCGAGG CTTTGTGGGCAGAACTTTCACTCTAAAAAACCTACTCCCATGTTTATTCTACTTTAG ACCAAGACAAATGAGTGAAGAAGAGTTTGCTCGTGAATGTTTCCGTTGCGGAAGGTGCATTGAAAAAGCTGGCGAGCATATTTGGAGATGGACAGCATTTCATTTTGGATTAGATTTGGTGGTGTGCTTGGATAGTACTACTTTGAGGATTAAGAGAAATCATAGATTAGATACAGATCATATAAAAGCTAATCATAGCAAGCacagaataattttaaa AGTAAGTCTAATTTCATTGGACGAACAACGTCAAGTAAAACACATTCAGAGTTCGGATATGCTTAGATTGTCACTCCATAAGAACGAAGAA AAACAAGTGATGTCTCTGGATACAGAACTGACTTATCCTTTATATGTATCAGTCAACATGCAAGTAGTTACTCCATTTGTATCaacggaagaagaaaaatcagCTGATATAATTATCTTCTCGGATACTTAG
- the Gcl gene encoding germ cell-less isoform X4: MLGKAWRLHKVYISQSPYFASMFSGSWREANETVISVEIADPNITLDSLLTVFGSFYQDEVSLEPKEVIPILATSTLFQLQGLIDQCTDIMVETTNIKTVVPYYNAAVSYGVPVVKTAAKRWLEVNLLGYGWLHPTFLKEITPDLMVELIASPDLIAMQTEFCIYMMLRVWLFVHVHNKEETLQIDEYFRNHKWTKPFLTTEEGKEFAAPFKALRMKYLLLHDQDVKILYSDNLIPHEWLHNAYKEQWLHLLRIDANKDRGFVGRTFTLKNLLPCLFYFRPRQMSEEEFARECFRCGRCIEKAGEHIWRWTAFHFGLDLVVCLDSTTLRIKRNHRLDTDHIKANHSKHRIILKVSLISLDEQRQVKHIQSSDMLRLSLHKNEEKQVMSLDTELTYPLYVSVNMQVVTPFVSTEEEKSADIIIFSDT; this comes from the exons ATGTTGGGCAAAGCATGGAGGTTGCATAAAGTTTATATTAGTCAG AGTCCGTATTTTGCAAGTATGTTTTCAGGATCTTGGAGAGAAGCAAATGAGACAGTTATAAGTGTAGAAATTGCTGATCCTAACATTACATTGgatt ctCTGTTGACAGTCTTTGGTTCCTTTTACCAGGATGAAGTCAGTTTAGAACCGAAAGAAGTCATACCAATTTTGGCTACCTCTAcattatttcaattacaagGATTAATTGACCAATGTACAGATATTATGGTAGAGACAACGAATATAAAAACAGTCGTTCCTTATTATAATGCTGCTGTATCTTATGGTGTGCCAGTAGTAAAAACTGCAGCAAAACGGTGGTTAGAAGTAAATCTTTTAGGATATGGATGGTTACATCCTAcctttttaaaagaaattacacCTGATTTGATGGTTGAATTGATTGCTAGTCCTGATTTAATTGCTATGCAAACAGAATTTTGCATATACATGATGTTACGTGTATG GCTATTTGTTCATGTACATAATAAAGAGGAAACACTTCAAATTgatgaatattttagaaatcatAAATGGACAAAACCATTCCTTACAACAGAAGAAGGCAAAGAATTTGCAGCACCTTTTAAAGCCCTgagaatgaaatatcttttactgCACGATCAAGATGTAAAGATTTTATATAGTGACAATTTAATACCACATGAGTGGTTGCATAATGCATATAAAGAACAATGGTTACATTTACTAAGAATAGATGCGAATAAAGATCGAGG CTTTGTGGGCAGAACTTTCACTCTAAAAAACCTACTCCCATGTTTATTCTACTTTAG ACCAAGACAAATGAGTGAAGAAGAGTTTGCTCGTGAATGTTTCCGTTGCGGAAGGTGCATTGAAAAAGCTGGCGAGCATATTTGGAGATGGACAGCATTTCATTTTGGATTAGATTTGGTGGTGTGCTTGGATAGTACTACTTTGAGGATTAAGAGAAATCATAGATTAGATACAGATCATATAAAAGCTAATCATAGCAAGCacagaataattttaaa AGTAAGTCTAATTTCATTGGACGAACAACGTCAAGTAAAACACATTCAGAGTTCGGATATGCTTAGATTGTCACTCCATAAGAACGAAGAA AAACAAGTGATGTCTCTGGATACAGAACTGACTTATCCTTTATATGTATCAGTCAACATGCAAGTAGTTACTCCATTTGTATCaacggaagaagaaaaatcagCTGATATAATTATCTTCTCGGATACTTAG
- the Gcl gene encoding germ cell-less isoform X2 gives MGNYVRKIASMSNNAVHSVYRGRKRKCIEEDDFDSESDYIDRTLQTPKKRKLLTTAQYIYKTLFQEEKGSDITVLMLGKAWRLHKVYISQSPYFASMFSGSWREANETVISVEIADPNITLDSLLTVFGSFYQDEVSLEPKEVIPILATSTLFQLQGLIDQCTDIMVETTNIKTVVPYYNAAVSYGVPVVKTAAKRWLEVNLLGYGWLHPTFLKEITPDLMVELIASPDLIAMQTEFCIYMMLRVWLFVHVHNKEETLQIDEYFRNHKWTKPFLTTEEGKEFAAPFKALRMKYLLLHDQDVKILYSDNLIPHEWLHNAYKEQWLHLLRIDANKDRGPRQMSEEEFARECFRCGRCIEKAGEHIWRWTAFHFGLDLVVCLDSTTLRIKRNHRLDTDHIKANHSKHRIILKVSLISLDEQRQVKHIQSSDMLRLSLHKNEEKQVMSLDTELTYPLYVSVNMQVVTPFVSTEEEKSADIIIFSDT, from the exons ATGGGAAATTACGTGAGAAAAATTGCATCGATGTCAAATAATGCAGTGCACTCCGTATACCGTGGTCGTAAACGAAAGTGCATCGAGGAAGATGATTTTGATTCTGAATCGGATTACATCGATCGGACTCTTCAAACACCAAAAAA aagGAAATTGCTGACAACAGCACAATACATTTACAAAACCTTGtttcaagaagaaaaaggaagtgATATAACTGTGCTCATGTTGGGCAAAGCATGGAGGTTGCATAAAGTTTATATTAGTCAG AGTCCGTATTTTGCAAGTATGTTTTCAGGATCTTGGAGAGAAGCAAATGAGACAGTTATAAGTGTAGAAATTGCTGATCCTAACATTACATTGgatt ctCTGTTGACAGTCTTTGGTTCCTTTTACCAGGATGAAGTCAGTTTAGAACCGAAAGAAGTCATACCAATTTTGGCTACCTCTAcattatttcaattacaagGATTAATTGACCAATGTACAGATATTATGGTAGAGACAACGAATATAAAAACAGTCGTTCCTTATTATAATGCTGCTGTATCTTATGGTGTGCCAGTAGTAAAAACTGCAGCAAAACGGTGGTTAGAAGTAAATCTTTTAGGATATGGATGGTTACATCCTAcctttttaaaagaaattacacCTGATTTGATGGTTGAATTGATTGCTAGTCCTGATTTAATTGCTATGCAAACAGAATTTTGCATATACATGATGTTACGTGTATG GCTATTTGTTCATGTACATAATAAAGAGGAAACACTTCAAATTgatgaatattttagaaatcatAAATGGACAAAACCATTCCTTACAACAGAAGAAGGCAAAGAATTTGCAGCACCTTTTAAAGCCCTgagaatgaaatatcttttactgCACGATCAAGATGTAAAGATTTTATATAGTGACAATTTAATACCACATGAGTGGTTGCATAATGCATATAAAGAACAATGGTTACATTTACTAAGAATAGATGCGAATAAAGATCGAGG ACCAAGACAAATGAGTGAAGAAGAGTTTGCTCGTGAATGTTTCCGTTGCGGAAGGTGCATTGAAAAAGCTGGCGAGCATATTTGGAGATGGACAGCATTTCATTTTGGATTAGATTTGGTGGTGTGCTTGGATAGTACTACTTTGAGGATTAAGAGAAATCATAGATTAGATACAGATCATATAAAAGCTAATCATAGCAAGCacagaataattttaaa AGTAAGTCTAATTTCATTGGACGAACAACGTCAAGTAAAACACATTCAGAGTTCGGATATGCTTAGATTGTCACTCCATAAGAACGAAGAA AAACAAGTGATGTCTCTGGATACAGAACTGACTTATCCTTTATATGTATCAGTCAACATGCAAGTAGTTACTCCATTTGTATCaacggaagaagaaaaatcagCTGATATAATTATCTTCTCGGATACTTAG
- the LOC139995574 gene encoding UPAR/Ly6 domain-containing protein crok, with product MIANRLAPIVTLVLVVLLSTIHHGEAIICYKCNSAYDPRCGDPFNPYSLGTVNCSFRPRLNHLSSLAPTLCRKITQKVYGKIRVVRDCGYITDARDDGDCLVRSGTHDVHAVYCACTGDLCNSAESHTPSFLLPLTSLLMVILAMPSFLLSYPFAIPVLTSLHFSIA from the exons ATGATTGCAAACCGTCTCGCGCCGATCGTCACCCTCGTCCTCGTGGTTCTGCTGTCGACTATCCATCACG gaGAAGCAATAATATGCTACAAATGCAACAGTGCATACGATCCAAGGTGCGGCGATCCATTCAATCCGTACAGTCTTGGAACGGTGAACTGCAGCTTTCGACCCCGCTTGAACCATTTGAGCAGCCTGGCGCCGACTCTTTGTCGAAAGATCACTCAAAAAG TGTACGGGAAGATCAGGGTTGTCAGAGATTGCGGATACATAACGGATGCGAGAGACGATGGCGATTGCTTAGTAAGATCAGGCACTCACGACGTTCACGCAGTCTACTGCGCTTGTACCGGTGATCTCTGTAACTCGGCCGAAAGCCACACACCGTCCTTCTTACTGCCGTTGACATCCTTGTTGATGGTTATTCTGGCGATGCCGAGTTTCCTCCTTTCGTACCCGTTCGCAATACCTGTCTTAACCTCGCTGCACTTCTCCATAGCCTAA